The genomic DNA tgaatttctaatattttatattaaaacgtttctgaaaaatctacaaaatgtgagatttttaaatatttgattaaccAATTATTGTCAGAAAAATTGATTAGTCAAATAATCTTAGATGCAAGTCTAAAACAAAGTTgtaaagacaaaactttttttgtttcattttttttacaaaaactgaccagaatgtaaatatttttttcctttaaacatgTCAGGGATGGTTTGTGTGGAACCTGGGAGCTTCGTTTCTCACCTGTTCTCCGGACCTCTGACGGtttgtttctcctgttttcctgcaggaatGCTGAATATTTAGCGATAGCTTCGGAGAGCAAAGACAACTGTGCAGGTGTTCAGGTCGGAGAATAGCACAGGTGAGACTGAAACGTTTCTCATCATCACACAAAATACTGTAGATGTTCAGCAGTTTTACATCTACAACACAAAAACGTTGAACATGAACTTTGAATGAATTTTCCGTTTCTCTTCAAGCCAAAACCTTCCTGCATCACATAAAGAATTTATATTGtctctttaattttgtttcctcagagaaaacaaaaaatgtttgttataaaacaagaaataaatataaaaatgtaacttaacGGAGCAACTGATGGTTAGCCTTTATTTGCAGCttcatgaaaattatttttctataaaagaaattctttatgcccatcatttttaaaatgtatattcgATGAAGCCACATGAAgtttttaatcttaattatTCCAGTCTTATtagtttataaaattaaataacctGAACTGATTCTAGGAGTCACATTTCACACACCtgttattttataaacttttctctacaaaacatgtttttcaaacctgttttctaattaatttataaacaaaatgaatattttctagATAACAAACAGAAATCGACTGAAACTTGCAGTGACTACCCCAGGCCTGCAGGTGGCGATATAATACTGGAGTGTAAAACCGTCATGCTGAtatcattttgtttaaattattattattattaatataaacatataaaatcaACCTTTAAAAGCTACCAGGATGTTTACTTCATGTTTTCAAAACGCatacaggaaaataaaacaataaaaccaacacaaacaacCAAAATGATTCCAGATGTTAGCAGgacaacatgtaaaaacaattatttaccACAGAACATtaaactgcaaatgttttttaaaaaaatcatcttaaactcagaaaacatcaaaacttgAATCATTCTTCCTCTGTATAAAGTTAGGAATGGTTTTCTGTAGAGCTTAGTGAAGTTTGATTTCTACCTTAGTGAATGTTGTGATTAAAACACCAAATGTAACCTCTGGCTTGGTTTCCTCGGTTCATTACATCCCATCAATGCTCCTCTTCTGACCCTCAGGTTTCATCTGGGTTTCTGCTCGTTAGTCCCTCTGCTGTTTTTGTCGCCAGGTTTTCCTCCCGGACTGAAAACTTCCCTCCAAGCTGCATGAACCACTTCCTGGCCACAACCCTCCTCTTCATCGCCAGCCTGTGCTAAACTCTTCTGGACGAGCTGAACTGGACCCGGCCGTCCGCTGACAGCATGGAACCAGAACTGTACATATTCTTGTTGAAGCATGTCGTATCGGAAACCATTATGCATTAACGTATCCAGGTCCATATGTAGTCACAGCAGAGAGCTTTCACTGAACCAGCAGCGGAGAGACGCACCTCAGACAGGTTCTGTACGGATGATCACTGATTGATGAACTCTACTTCCACTTTTATGGGCTGATGTTTGTGAAGTTAAGATTAACAGAAACAATTTGGATTATTTAGCCTCTTATAAGTGGATAAAATGGGGGTTTAGTTTTGAAATTCATATCTTCATCATGTAGTTtatacataaaagaaaatgttggtttcaaattaaatatgttagcaagctaaatattcagattagcttcaagttaaatatttaattagcaagctaaatatttagtctgtaaagtttctttgaaaagcaaatttCAGCATCAAGACAGTTCGAGCTAAACATGTAGCTTCAAGATATTAATTTAGATCCAACTAATTATCTTGCTAACTAAATGTTTGGACTGAAATATTTAGCCTTCATGgtatttttttagcttgtcAGTTAAATTTAGCtccattaataaataaactgaatatttaacttCCTGATATAAAATTGGTTTGAATTTGAcgtacaaatgaataaaatggtgaaaacatgacattaaaaaTTTACCTCCGTTTTTCTTTCTGACAGACTAAATAACTCAAAttaatgctgttattttttaaactgtggaTCTTTACAAACAGCGCCCCCTACACCAACTCATAGTTCTACACTTGATATAATTAAACGTGATAAGAACCTGATGTCGGGTCCAGTTCTTCCTTCAGTGTTAGTTTTATTACTGCAGCCATAATGTTGAATTTGTCTCATATTTTGgtgtcattttagtttttatgttgaatattttaagatttaaacaGTTTCACACCAAATAAGTTGTTGTGTGGTTTTAACTGTAGAGGGCGCTAAACACTCAACAAACAGGAGGAGTTCAGGGAAACTTTATTTACCTCAGGAGCAACAAGAGagcaaccagaaccaaagagctGCTGATCTGGAGGAGAAACTTCTGGATCACAGGAGGATCCAGCCAAAACGGGTCAGgactttttcagtgttttcagaaaTGAAGCAGAAGAAGCTGCGTTTCTTTTTAGCTCATAGCTGTAAGACGCAGTCTGTGCCGGGATACGGAGGCAGGCGGAGCTGGTACTTCCTGTCCAGGGCGGGCGGGACGAAGCGTCCTCCCAGGAAGTGGTACCGGCCTCGGAACAGGGAGGCGGATTTCTTCGGCGCGGTCAGAGAGACGAGCATGTCGGGCTGCAGGCCGTCGGCGCTGCCCTGCTCCACATCCCAACCTGAACCAACGGACAGAaccaggatcagaaccaggaccagaaccaggattagaaccaggaccagaaccaggaccagaaccaggaccagaaccaggatcaaaccaggatcagaaccaggaccagaaccaggatcagaaccaggatcagaaccaggaccagaaccaggatcagaaccaggatcagaccaggatcagaaccaggatcagaaccaggaccagaaccaggatcagaaccagaaccagaaccaggatcagaaccaggatcagaccaggatcagaaccaggatcagaaccaggaccagaaccaggatcagaaccaggatcagACCAGgatcaggaccagaaccaggaccagaaccaggatcaaaccaggatcagaaccaggatcagaccagaaccaggatcagaaccaggatcagaaccaggatcagaaccaggaccagaaccaggatcaaaccaggatcagaaccaggatcagaaccaggaacagAGATGCagacataaaaactaaatatttggaactttttacttctttttcttgtcattgCAGAAAGAAACGTTGCCACTGAAACGTCTTCTGACGTTGaatgtttgagtttatttgtAGTTCAGATGGAAAGTTTTCATCCACAGTGATTCTAATCTTGGGTCCAGTAGACCCGGTTCGACTGGGTCCAGAACTCCAtcagctgctccacctccagctgctgaggTTCTCTGAGTCcaaccagaggtcagaggtcggttagtgttcacacctcaccaaccgAACTGGACTTTGACCACACAGCTGGACCCAGTTGGAACAGCTGGTCTAAACTCTTCAGATGTTTCATTCAGCtcttatttccatttttgtaaCTGCTAATATGAAGCAGTTTTAGGTTTAATGTTTCAggaagctgattggctgaagctGTGACTGACGCCATGTTTGTAGTCCCGACCTGATGGGATGTCGATGCTGGCGATGGGAACCGTGATCTTCTTCAGAACGTCCAGGATGGAACCGAACGGTTCCCGCACGGCGCCCTGAAAGCTGAAGCCAAAGATGGCGTCGATCACCAGGTTGTACGCCTCATCGATCACTTCCGCCTGACAGACAAAGCAGAGTCAGAGATCTGCGCCGCTCGGCGTCAGGCGGCCCGAAGCGATGAAGATCCAACCTCAGGCATGTCCGACAGGAAGGGGATCTCCATCTTCTCGCACTGCGTGGTCAGACCCTGGAACAGCGGCTTGCTGGGCCGCTTCGGGTACAGGACGCTGGGCTCGTAACCCTGCGGCGCGACACGACTCAGGAAACCCAAACATCGTCACCATGGAAACACGCATGGAAGGAAAAGTGACTCACAAACAGCTTGAGGTGTCGGGCACAGACCAGCCCGTCGCCGCCGTTGTTTCCTGGTCCACAGATCACCAGCAGAGACGGTCTGGCTTTGACCAGAGAGGACAGCGGGTACGCCTGCAGGGGGCAAAGGTCAAGAACCTGAGACAAAATGGAGGACGCTGTCCGTTACACCGGACCAAACGACCTCAGTTCATCAGGCAGAAAACCGTCTCTGCAGAACCTAGAAATGACCACGGAAACGTTAAAAGCACCAAACCCAAACAGGCAGAGGCGGACTCCAGTCTATCCGGGTCAAACCCAGTTCAACCAGCATCCTAACTGGGACCAGACCTGGAGCTGAACTGGACCCTGAACGCTGACGGAGCAGCACAAAATGTTATGGTTCAGCAAAATCCTTCACATGTGAACATAAGaccctgaaaaataaaaaccttagcCAAAGAAAGATTCAAAAtggaagctaacgctaaccaAAAATGAATGGAAACGTAAAACAGATAAACATTTAGCAGCAGTTCACAATAAACTGCTAAAAAAGCTAGTGGAGGCTAATGCTGAACTGCTAGACATAAAGATTTAGCAGATGTTAACTGCTACACAAAAACATTAGTGGATCAGCTGATGCTAACCAATAAGACGACTGACtcaggttctgattctgctgcATATCGTCACTTTAAAGTTGTTTGAACGACCAGAGCAGAAAACatgatgtgacaaaaagttCATCCAAGTCATGAAAATAGGAAACATTTTATGGTAGCAATTAGTTTAAAAGGCTCAAAACGGCGTCCATCTTGTAAAATGGCCGTCATCCTGAAATTCCTCCTGAAGGGGGGTGGAGTCAGGTGGAAATGAggggcttttattctgaaatccTGACACTTTCTGCCTGAAGCAGCTGAAAACCTGGATCTCCTGCGTGTTCCTGTGAAGGTTCTGACCCGTGTGACGGCCGTGGCGCAGCTGAGGCCGGCCAGCTCCATCAGCTGATCCACGCTGAAGCCGAACTCACTGAAGAGCTCCTCGTCGATCTTCTGGGCCTCCTCCTGCCTGCAGCGAGTCCAAAGCTCAGATTCACCTCACACACCCGGGTCCTcagcacacacactctctgAGAGCTCACCCGAGGTGTCTGACACCGTGGGCCATCGTAGACGCCGCTCTGCCCGACAAACAGTGGCTCCTGTAGCGGTCAGCTGCAGCGGACACAGAGCATGACCCCGCCTGAGCCAGAGAGGCCGCGCAAGGTCGCGAGGTCACCAGGAAGCCGAACCCCAGCAGAGCGCGGAGGTTCAGCATCCAGAGACGGATTCCTGGGAAGAAAACAGACACAAGCCGGTGAAAACCCATAAAATACTAAAGTTTCTCTCTAAATTCggaatctatttttattattttaaataaataaaacgtgGAAAAATCTGCTAACGCTGATATGCACAGGGTTTGGCTCAGAGTTTTCTAATTCAcccaaaatacatttaaaaaaaaaatagatatattatgattctaaaacaaaacaagctgctataaaaactaaataaataaaagcaacaaagaaaataaattaaggaaatgctgaataatacatttttgtcaaatggtttgctaaatacaaaatattttaaaacgaaatgatttatcaaaaaaaatcattttattgaccaaaatgaagaaatattcgGCTTCTGCCTTCtttttaattacagaaaatgaTCAATTAATGCTATTAAACCCTAATACATTAATAAGaataaggttaaaaaaatacacaggcATGTTGTATTAGGAATTaaagaaatactaaaataaaaatattaataaaactttgTCAACTGCTTTgctaaatataaacaacagatttcaaaacaatttaaaaagaaaaacagaaatttctaaatattactGATGTATTTCTTTTGCTTAGGTAAatccaaaaatatgtttaatgtaataaaataaatcacgctgatttgaaaataaaaatattttattttggaagtgAGAGTgataataaatgataataatgacGTCCAGCTGCTATAAAAGTCcaggtttaaaaaatacacaaatagagaaaaaaattagaataaactttttatcaaatataatagttttatacattaaaaCGTAGTGTGcccattttatttcacataacTTCTGTTATCACATCCCGTCTTTATAAACTCTAGTTTCCTGTTTGTTGATCTTCGGATGCTAACAGCTGTtagcttcctgctgctctcttGAGTTTACCAAATATGAAATAACCAGAAACAATCTTTGatcattaaatatgtttttcatttttacaaacaagttatacagtgtttaaaataaactctggaCAAACCTGTAGCCTGGTGAAGATCAGCAGGTCTAAAGATTAGCCGCAGCGCTCTGACCGAGCAGAACACTTCCGGGTTCAGAactacaaaaccaaaaaataaaagctgccatttcaaaataaaagctcgaTAAGCGAAAACATACAAGCGAGCTGCGTCCCGTTTCAAGCTTTTTAGGACaactttcaataaaaatctaagtcaaatcagacattttaaagtatttttctttcgtgatcaaacaataaaatcatttctgcattattcatttaaacaaaaaacagataaatatttagcttgcttaTCTGCCTCTGAgccaaaagaaacatttattttgtcctaaaacaaaaatgaatattaaGGCAAAGTT from Gambusia affinis linkage group LG14, SWU_Gaff_1.0, whole genome shotgun sequence includes the following:
- the naxe gene encoding NAD(P)H-hydrate epimerase codes for the protein MLNLRALLGFGFLVTSRPCAASLAQAGSCSVSAAADRYRSHCLSGRAASTMAHGVRHLGQEEAQKIDEELFSEFGFSVDQLMELAGLSCATAVTRAYPLSSLVKARPSLLVICGPGNNGGDGLVCARHLKLFGYEPSVLYPKRPSKPLFQGLTTQCEKMEIPFLSDMPEAEVIDEAYNLVIDAIFGFSFQGAVREPFGSILDVLKKITVPIASIDIPSGWDVEQGSADGLQPDMLVSLTAPKKSASLFRGRYHFLGGRFVPPALDRKYQLRLPPYPGTDCVLQL